GtggatttattatttgactTATAAACGTTTCATCAAACTTACAACGGCTGTGGTATTGTGGGAACATtagaatgttatttatttttacgaaGGATAAAAACTGACCAACAgtctttttcaaaaataacctAAACAGTAGAAGGAATTTCTGCCCACATGTGAGACCGCGATCCTCAAGAATGAGGAAACGGTGCACTGAGGGATGTCAATGCCCTttgattagttttattttagtactaGTTTTTTGTTGCGTTACTGGGAGGTTCCACttctgtaaaaaaagtttaaaagtcATCTAAGAACGTCCGAAAGAAGTAATCTTATAGTATAAATCGTAAAAACTAAGggtaaagaataattaaaaagaacagtGGACCATAATGCAAAAAACGTCTTACTATATCTGACGTTATTCACGGATCGAGTGCACATGTAACTAGTTAGCAGTCGAGTAACGAGTAACGTCTGACACCTGACGGGTAGCGGTAGTAAATCTGACAAATTTTACGGATTTGTATAAGCTTCAAGAAGCAAGCATACCATTTTCTTAAAGAccagcaacgcatctgctgttcctctggtgttgttGATGTCCATGGGTGTTGTTGATGTCCATGGGTGTCGTTGATCACCTAGGTGTGCCCGTCGCTGGTTTACCCACcccccaaaaaaaaaacaagaatgaAATTGATCACATTATGTTTCTATACATGCTTCACCAGTGAAAACGCATGTCTATAGTGGTAAAATCAGACGGAATTCTCGATTTATCAAGTAAACTTATGGGTTctttattttgattgttattttCCAGAAATAATGTATTCGCGATGTGGTTTCCGACTAtggtgaatttatttttcaactcaATATCTGACGCCTCATCAAACTCCGGATTTTGTGAAAGCGTTGTCCAGAACGTTACAATGAATACACATAATGTTGATAATGTAGGTGAATTTTAatagtcatttttaatttgcacaTTTTctatcagctcactatacgtccccactgaggggctcggagcctattcCAAGTTAGAGGTGATTAGGATAAAGTCAACCTCACTcacccagtgcgggttgacttaacacatatcattgaatttcttctaaGATTGAACATTTGATTAACTACAAGCTAAACTACCGTTAATTGCTGAACTTAAACTATATAATTACGAGCttttgtccgcgactccgtccgcgcggaattaaaaaaaaactttataagtaacctatgtgttcttccagactatgatctatactgtgccaagtttcatcaaaatccgttgagttgttccggagatatcttcaaaaaacatccatctaaactgaTATGATTaatcatatgtttttttattttcagcttGAATGTGACGATTTCATGTCTTCCAATACAATTTACTCTGGTATCATACTTGGACTTATAATATCTTCTTTGAACCTGTCTGTCTCTACCCTGGCTTCTTGGAGACGTTCGGTATTGATCGGTTGTTATATAGTATCAGGAGTTAGTTGTGTGCTTGTTGGTTCGTTATCACATCCGATCGCTAACATAACCTTCTTTATCTTGATACAAACGTCTGCTATTGGAGTGGGAAGTGTTGCGTCTTACTTCGTGGATCTTTATCCGACGTCATACAGGTTTGGTAATCATTTCGATTTCTATTTACAcgatattattaattgttggtttagttatgtataatgtatatttcagAGGTCTGGTGACGAGCTTGGGCATGATGATGACCCGCCTGACGTCCTTCGCAGGGGTCAATGTACTCGGCGCTGTTTTTGTTGACCACTGTAACTTGATCTTCTATTCTTGGGCAATTTTCGTTTTAAGTATGTTCCGTTACttggtttctttttatttgttagttattttgataaaattaattaaatcatgcattttttttcatcaggTGGGGTTGCGGTAGCTCTGTTCCTGCCGTCTGACAAAAGGAAatgattatatataataaagtttctaAAACAGAAATGctgtgttttatttctcatcaCTTGGCATGTGGTCAAAATAACCATTATTTGGTCCTCCATACACCTTTCAGTAACGTATTTTGATCAGATTTTAAGTTGTTTTCAACGCCATCTAGCGTTAAATAGACAATTTAAACTCCAAACTAGCGCCACCttttgagaaatattttaacagtcTATTGTATAAAAggtataataagtaaaatgataaataatttctttttaaaattacattgttgATTACAAAGAACACAATGTTGATCGTACACAGAATAGAGGACAATTGTAAAAGATCTTCTTCTGTGTCGCGTCAGTCTTTACAGACTGGTCGTAGTCATCAAGTAGGCGCCGTGACCTGTTTCAATACACGCCTCCACTCTTCCCGGACTACTGCTTTTGGTCTTTCTCTACCTTTATAatcatccacattcaatctaaTACTTAACtagtaataacttttaatttgtctatttaaaaacttaagcaaGCTTAGATTTTTATAAGGAGATTAACTCAACcatgcaaataaaaaagaacacttttaatttgatatacgaggaaaaatatttgaatcaaGATATGTTAAGATTATTTGAAGAAACAATATTTGCAAAGCGCATGCGTGTTACAAAGATATACAAACTGAATAAATACAGATTATATGTAAAGTACCTTTTGTTATCGCTttgatgtttaaaatttatgatacAACTAGCAAACACCTGTGACTTCGTTagctttgaattaaaaaaaaagtaaaaataagtaaactaGTAATTTATCACGTTTATTCAAACCTTCAATGAAAAGTATGAAAaatctatcttctatataaatgaaagaaagtcgtgttagttacactatttataactcaagaacagctgaattgatttgactgaaaattggtgggcaggtagcttagaaccaggaaacggacataggataatttttaccccgttttctattttttattccgcgcggacggagtcgcgggtaaaagctagtaatattcaTTTTAGATAAGATGTTGAGCTCatcacaattttaattatcagcggctataaaattgttataagcAGTTACTTAATGTGTGCCTGAAAAGTGTGACATTCTGCTGATTAATTTACTAGCAGtcagtttaatattataacgcTACCGCTTCTGTAAGCATGATgcggcatttttatatttctgcgCTGCAAACGTCACGATGGAATGTACCACTGCTATATTGTTGTTCAACAGGTGCAATAACAGTGGAAACTGATCGGTAACATAAACTCTCTTGACACATAATCtactatacaaaaataagtcGGGTTTTCCTTCCTGACGCTAAACTCCAGAACGCACGAACCGATTTCCACGGTTTTGCATTCGTTGGAAAGGTCTCGGGCTCCGTGAGGTTTATtaggtttattattaaagaaaattcagGAAAAATTTCAACAGAAAAGCgggaaaatctttttttacatacagCGCTatgtaggctacttattatgtttttttttaattccgcgcggtcggagttgcgggcgacagctagtcttactaatataataaatgtgaatgtttagatgggtgtttgtttgaaggtaccaCCGGAACGGCTCCACgtatcttaatgaaattttgcacagatgtagaacatagtctggaataatacataggctactgattacgtttttttttttaattccgcgcggtcgtatttgcgtgcgacagctagtaatataagtCGTAATAATGGAAATCCATAACGATTTCTTAGTTACGATACTTTTCTCTAGGAACTTCCGTCTTCTATATTTGCTTACAAAAGGATCGCGTGAAACAATGAGATGTAACTCCTTTATATAGAAACAATTATATCTTTCTAATTGAAAATAGGatgtctttttaaaaacattctaaAATCGAGTATTTATTAAgtcaaatagaaataaactcTAGACGGAGctacatttattaatgtaactaaatgtcgcctgcgactccgtccgggtGGTATTAcgaaaacttagtaagtagcatatgtgctctttcagtctatgttctatatctataccaaatttcatcgagatccgttgaacagTTTAGAGATACCCTTTAACAAATATCCTTTCATCCATACGTTAATAATACTCACAAAAACTTTCAcgattattatattagtaagatttaataatttgaatattagaATCCTCAAAGTTAGCAAATAGTATCAATTTTCTAGTCAATTTTTCGTAATAAATCAGTCATTGAACTATTTTCGTCTGTTTTATACACATATGAGTACGTGTTTGACGAATTAGCACAACGcaagaaaactaaaattaagacAACATCTGAATTTACTTCCGTTAAAATCATGTGTTAATTTtagaacaatttaaaacatttttgggAACACGAAAAACCGCCAAAACACATATACAAAACACGTTGATATCccccttattttattttaaaattacatatttttcttatctATATTACTTTGAACACAAAAGTTGCGATGCAAACTTCTTTGAATACTTGACTTGGACCTATAGAACATAGTTAATAATacatcatatttatataaataacggacaataaacttaattattataaaacaatgttgaacaaatttatttttgacgaagtttttttttattgacccACAATTTTCATCGATAATTCTTTGGGCATCCctagttttctaatgtgagaTGCATTAAAATTGCCAGCTCTAATAGATGCATAGTACTACATATAAATAGCGTAAAGGAATTGGCGCGACCCAGTAATGTATTGTGCGTGCTCTAGATTATTGGTgagtttaaattgaaacaatattaaattttatcaaagtaaaGTGATAAAGTGTTACAAAATGGGTGCtacaaatttagaaaaaataacattcgAAGAAGCTTTAACTATGAcaggtgatttttttttgttattaacattattgttagtatgccaaatttatgaaatactagctgtcgcccgagactccgtccgcgcgtaattaaaaaaaaaacttaataagggTATGTAAATAGATgttgctcacaaaatttcataagaatcggtcaagccgtttcggaggagttcaagttcgaaccccgtgacacgagaattttatataatagataaGTGGTCAGTGTGTGAATGAATTCGTCCGGCAATATAGAAACGTGAGATTCTCAAATTGACGATgacatatacaaataaaaacgtatCCAACGTTGAAATatcaacataaataatttttgctttgtttataataattaatagctTTAAATACAGACtttagttttgtaaaatttttataaatcaactaattgtaaatatttaaaaataaattttgaatgacATTAGGTGCTACTATTAAAGTAAGTACTTCATTCATATTTAGTGACGTTCGTGTTTTGTTATCGATGTTGTAAGCGACGTGCTCAGTTTTTTATCTTAtcgatattataaatattctaaaattaacaTCTCTATAAGATTAATTGTCTCTATAAAAAGCGTGACGATCTTGAATCGGTCCAGTAAGATGATTCGAGTGATAGAGTGtactttttttagttatttattgtttgttaaaattattgcaaaatgatggttaaaaaattagaaaaggtGTCGTATGAAGATGCTCTTGATATGACGGGTGAGATTTTGTGaacttttttcaataaagttaAGAGTGAATGtggaattttgtaaataagatcaggttttaaataaaacctcaACTGAAGGAATTTCTCATAACTTAAGATTCGcgcgcgactccatccgcgtggAATCGAAGAAAAGTTAATGTGTGCCTTGCGTTTTTCgagactatgttatacatctatgcaaaatttcatcaaggtccgTTATGGTTTGTTCTTTCCCAGGCTTTGGCAAGTTCAACTATCTTATGTTGGCACTTGTGGGTAGCATGATCATGGGTATGGCCTCCGAGATCTTCTCAGTGTCGTTCCTGGTGACGGCTAGCGCCTGCGAGCTGGGCACTGTTAGCTCGCAACAGGCACTCATAGCCGGCACTCCTTTAGTTGGTAAGTAGTTCTATAATCtatctaagtttttttttgtagaataaGGGGTCAAAAGAGCAGCGGGTCACTTGATGTTAAGTGATGTGACGCTGAtacagtcaaagaattaaattccatTACCATTTAAGGTCGAATATAGTACAGTGAACTTATCTATACAATTATGAAAAGCTATTGACCTAATGGCATTGTAAGTGTCGTATAATATTAGGGGTAGGAAAAATGTCCTCGAGTGTACATCAGCAAAACCAGAGAACTTCAGATGCATCAATTTAGGGTCACTTACTATAGATTTTTTGCCCTAATTACCCAAAAGTCTATTTCTGGACTGTTATTCTTATATATTCCTTTAGATCAGCGATTCCCATAGGGGTCGATATAGACCCCTTGGagtcgatattgaacttaaaacaTTCCtatttctctctctctctaagtcagaatgaaaaatagtaataaaaataattgattttaaaagtagataatttggccatggggaggtctgaggtaacagttcattttggaaaagggggtcacttgttcaaaatagtttggggatccctgattTAGATGGTCTTCTAATCGTCAATAACGTAATGTATGTTTGCAGCATTTTGATACTTCAATGTCTTATTACATCATTGAATATAATCATTATGAAATTAgggaatgaaaacaaaaaaaaataattatacaattagataagaaataaaaataacacgtTCATGATTATTTAACGTTGTATTAACAAGCGTGATGCGATTTAATCTGTATATTTACAATGTCACAGACGTAATATCTCACAGAGTGTAACTATCAACATTTACTGAGAATTTATAGTTAAGATATAGAGCAGTAGTATAACATAGTAGGTGAATGTAATCGTATTTGAAGTGTTTCAACAGTAGAAACCAAACTTTATCCCTTATTTTCAAGGATCGCAACATGGTTTTGTACAATAGAGtcaataaatcaattcatCGCTGGTGCCAATGCACCAAGAAAATGTAGGATTCTAAGACCAATTTGTGTATTGACACATCTTGTCTCTAGTGTCCACGGTGTCtcttaaagtatttttgtttaattaatcctTCACCTTTTTGTTCCAGGTATCATAGCATCGTCCCATTTCTGGGGTTACCTGGCAGATACGCAAGGCAGGCGCAAGATACTGTGCGTGTCGTTGATGGTAGGCTTCTGTGCGGGTTTCGTCGCCACCTTTTCACCGAACTGGATCGTTTACATGCTTCTTAAGTTCGCTTCGTCATGTGGGTaagtaaattgttaaaatagtttttctttaagtaaattgtaaaacagATTTTCGACACagagattaccatttttttttcttagatcCCCATTTAAGATTTTCGGAGGACTCCTTGCTTCTACacacctttttttaattttgaacctTCAACATAATTTCCCGCTATCGTACATCCCAACTGTAATTTCCTTAGACACCTAGGAGCTCATCTGGAATTTGGACATCACTAGTTAAGAAGTAGCTCTCTGTATGTCTTCAATTTGTTGTCCCTTTCTGACAGTGTGGCGGGCACGTACGCGTTAGCACTCACCCTGCTCGGCGAGTGCACGCCGCACACGAAGCGGACTACCATGATTGCATACACCACCAGCATTTTTCTCATTAGCACCGGCTCCATGGCAAGTAAGACTTACATAATGCTATGTTATTCAAATGATCATGGCAGTACCCGAGTGCGTCTGTTTGAAACCCCTAAAAGTGGTACGCAGTGGCGCTAGTCGGCGGCCGGGCATCCCCTAAGGCCAGGCGCCTGCGCTGTCCGTACTCTTTGCACATCCGGATTTAGACAGCTCTCCAAATGATCTTCTTGAATGGCTATGGATAATTCTAGTGCATGAATGCTTTTAAGATCCAACAATGttgtcagattttttttattacaacaatcaTAAAAGCGACTACAGTAAAAATGATATCTGCTGAACgtctaaacaataaattatcagTTATTAAAACCGTATATTGCCGTTCCTTCGATTTCAGCTTAAATGGTTTTCGTTGTagttcctttttattttaactttttttgtgtaaaactACATTCATGATCTCTCTTATTTACAAATCTTTTATTGCCATTAATACATTCATACTTTAGGTCGGTCGTGTTGAAGTGTGGCATCCCCCTAAAACtaacttgtttttaaattattcttttagtTATTACAATACCAGTGCTGCCGCTTACGTTCTCCTATTACATTCCGTACCTGAACATACACTTCAATTCCTGGCGGCTCCTGAACATCATCTACTGCATTCCGTGTGCTCTAGGCGCGCTGGGTGTACTCAAGTCCTATGAGAGTCCCAAGTACCTGCTTAGTGTGGGAGAAGAAGAAAAAGCTCTAGAAATACTGAGAGGAATACATGCTATTAACAACGGGAAGGACGCCGTATTCAAAGTCAGTAGCACatgcaaaatttatattgcaaTCTCAATAGCGCAAGAGCTATATAGAACACAACTTTAGATTCTAACGGGGCATAAAGGGATGCAAGTTCAAGTGCTTCAATCGCAATGGGCTCACCTGATATCtaccataaagtttgaatcttgtaatactctataaataattcaattgaaattttatcttCACCATCGTTGTACAGAATTGCGTTGACCGATTGATGttcgtatattttatttgcttatatactcgtagtacTAGTATTTAATCCTGACctacatataataaaacactGTAATACTTTACGTACATATATTAAGTGGtttattatctaaaatattaaacgatgTAATTCACTTTTCTACAATATGCAGTAATAACAGCTACTTAGGTAGCCTTgacttgatttttaaaattttccagGTGACGTCAGTGATCTTAGATGAAGAGAGAAAAAAGAACGTGGTGGGTTTGTGGGCGTCGCTCAAATCGCAAACCACTCCCCTTCTCAAACCTCCGCTGTTGAAGAAAACTTTGCTACTGTCTTTATTGTttatcattgtttatttttggtaAGATTTTCATTAACAACTGGACAGTtataagaataatataaagtggcaaacgagcgaggGGTCgcctgaattcgccaaaatggcgaagcgaccccGGCCcgtagacatccgcaatagCAGACGCGTGGCCTACCGGAAAATACGGGAAcggaaaaatgttttaaattaggCATCCGGTATGCACACAcatcagatgaaacgcggaattacttccacttgacgcctgtcttctgtgtggtcgtggtattgcatcTGTGATGTTGTCACTGGCGTCTACCatatttaatgtttgattATATATAGTTgcctaatttatttaagagcgttaattgttttagtttGAACCCGTACATGGTGTGGCTGCCGTACATAGCAGACGGAATCATGCGCGCCATAGAGCGTGACGACGGCAACATAACATTCTGTCAGATGCTGCAGACATCCCTTGACGTCACTAAAACTCAGGTAACGATTTGATTATCTACAGTTTATTAAACAAGCATCGCCATTTCGAGGCCGAAGCTTTCAAAATCTAGCTCACTATAAATggcaaatattataaatgtctaACGTTCTTTATTTCAGAGCTTTAACAATCTTCACTGTCCTGTTCAAcgctttataaatataaaaacgaatagatttaaaaaaaaattatggtcGAGGAATCAAATATTGTACctataagtttttaatgttcatttaattgaatatatgGTTTTTAATGTCGttatatttgattaatttcaGACGTCGAATTGCGGCTTGGATCAAACCGCCATGATTATGGTGTTCTGTATAGATGTTTTCATGGCTATATTGAACATAATCCTGACCACAATTATGAGTTGTACTGGAAGGAAAACACTTCTTATTTCATTACAGGTAAAGTTCTACTTAAATTGCTGTAAATTCATTCTGAACTCTCAATTTCTATGAGAAGATCTCCTACATTAATCAAAAGTTTTCCAGGTTCTTCAATATGTCGTCGATAGATGGCGTTTTTCTTAACGTTATTTGATTTCTTAGCTCCTTTACcttcaagttatttattttcacagcTGCTGTCAGGGGTGGCAGGTCTACTGGTGAACTTAAGCAGCAGTTGGATCGTGAGTAACATCCTCTTCATCATCTACGTGTCAGGAGTTCTCAACTTCGGCTTCCTCGCCACCTTCGTCGTCGATGTTTTCCCTACATATGTCAAGTAAGTAaacgtttttatgtaaatggtATTATTGGAGCCTAGCGATGCTAAAGATAACGTCTATAGTCTAAATACTAACAAAAAACTTTCAAGTACTAAGTTAAAAAGGATGAACCAATTCATAGTGCAATCATTAATCATatcacaataattttatatgcacaGATTTATTACATGTGACGTTTATGTTGCAGAGCGATGGCGGTGTGTCTGTGCCTGATGGTGGGGCGCGGCAGCTCGGTGTTGGGCATCAACATCCTTAAAGCGCTGCTGATCAACCACTGCCAGCTTTCCTTCTATTGCTTCGCTGGACTTGCTATTGGTTAGTATACTATTAGTGGTAGCTATCAACATGACTTTGATAGTGACGAAGTACTATCTTAGAATGTACGTTTTGGGGATCGTATAAAATCACTTCAAAGACTAAGAAAAGGTTTCTTCTTACTCGAAAGAACTAGAAAGACATTCAAAAGTGTTAATTAACTGCTACAAATGTTAAACGGTTATAGCGttttatagattattttttcagttttatgATTCACTGAGTAAAAGAATAGTTGTGAACCAAAATAAAACTCTAGTCAATcgatatatttctttatggtttctttttagttttaatccATTATAAACGAATATTCCTGAAATGGAGTAGTCAAATCTGATATAAGTAATTAACTCTGGTTATTGTCTGTAACGGACCGCCGATGGGGCAGAAAAGTCCTAGAGTGGCGGCCACGGACAGGTCGACGTAGTGTAGGTAGGCCTCCTGCAAAATGGACCGATGACCTGGTCAAGATTGCGGGAGTACACTGGATGCAGGCGGCACAGGACCGGGCATTGTTGCAATcgatgggggaggcctatgttCAGCAATGGATGAACtcaggctgatgatgatgatgattatctatatgtattatcaataaatacatTCTTTTCCAGTTGGAGGGCTGTTAAGTTTTCTGCTGCCATCGGacttaaagaaaaagaagaacgTCGAATCttgatttgttatttat
Above is a genomic segment from Papilio machaon chromosome 9, ilPapMach1.1, whole genome shotgun sequence containing:
- the LOC106711837 gene encoding putative transporter svop-1 isoform X2, producing the protein MGATNLEKITFEEALTMTGFGKFNYLMLALVGSMIMGMASEIFSVSFLVTASACELGTVSSQQALIAGTPLVGIIASSHFWGYLADTQGRRKILCVSLMVGFCAGFVATFSPNWIVYMLLKFASSCGVAGTYALALTLLGECTPHTKRTTMIAYTTSIFLISTGSMAIITIPVLPLTFSYYIPYLNIHFNSWRLLNIIYCIPCALGALGVLKSYESPKYLLSVGEEEKALEILRGIHAINNGKDAVFKVTSVILDEERKKNVVGLWASLKSQTTPLLKPPLLKKTLLLSLLFIIVYFCLNPYMVWLPYIADGIMRAIERDDGNITFCQMLQTSLDVTKTQTSNCGLDQTAMIMVFCIDVFMAILNIILTTIMSCTGRKTLLISLQLLSGVAGLLVNLSSSWIVSNILFIIYVSGVLNFGFLATFVVDVFPTYVKAMAVCLCLMVGRGSSVLGINILKALLINHCQLSFYCFAGLAIVGGLLSFLLPSDLKKKKNVES
- the LOC106711837 gene encoding putative transporter svop-1 isoform X1; this translates as MMVKKLEKVSYEDALDMTGFGKFNYLMLALVGSMIMGMASEIFSVSFLVTASACELGTVSSQQALIAGTPLVGIIASSHFWGYLADTQGRRKILCVSLMVGFCAGFVATFSPNWIVYMLLKFASSCGVAGTYALALTLLGECTPHTKRTTMIAYTTSIFLISTGSMAIITIPVLPLTFSYYIPYLNIHFNSWRLLNIIYCIPCALGALGVLKSYESPKYLLSVGEEEKALEILRGIHAINNGKDAVFKVTSVILDEERKKNVVGLWASLKSQTTPLLKPPLLKKTLLLSLLFIIVYFCLNPYMVWLPYIADGIMRAIERDDGNITFCQMLQTSLDVTKTQTSNCGLDQTAMIMVFCIDVFMAILNIILTTIMSCTGRKTLLISLQLLSGVAGLLVNLSSSWIVSNILFIIYVSGVLNFGFLATFVVDVFPTYVKAMAVCLCLMVGRGSSVLGINILKALLINHCQLSFYCFAGLAIVGGLLSFLLPSDLKKKKNVES